Proteins from a genomic interval of Mycolicibacterium grossiae:
- the mftD gene encoding pre-mycofactocin synthase MftD (MftD, an enzyme found in the mycofactocin biosynthesis locus, performs an oxidative deamination of 3-amino-5-[(p-hydroxyphenyl)methyl]-4,4-dimethyl-2-pyrrolidinone (AHDP). The resulting compound, now called pre-mycofactocin (PMFT), is a biologically active redox cofactor that can oxidize the non-exchangeable NADH of TIGR03971 family SDR-type oxidoreductases.): MARDTWFETVAIAQQRAKKRLPKSVYGALIGGSEAGLTVNGNNAAFNELGFAPHVIGALEKRDLATTVMGQQVSLPVLISPTGVQAVHPDGEVAVARAAAARGTAMGLSSFASKPIEEVIAANPKLFFQLYWLGDRDAVAARVERARAAGAVGLILTTDWSFSHGRDWGSPKIPEKMDLKTIIKLSPEGLVRPRWFVQWAKTLRPPGLSVPNQGAAGEAGPAFFEAYGQWMFTPPPTWEDVAWLAELWGGPLMLKGVIRVDDAKRAVDAGVSAISVSNHGGNNLDGTPASIRALPAIAGAVGDQVEVLLDGGVRRGSDVVKALALGARAVMIGRAYLWGLAAEGQTGVENVLDILSGGIDSALRGLGKASVHDLTPADVLIPEGFTRTLGA; encoded by the coding sequence ATGGCCCGCGACACCTGGTTCGAAACCGTGGCGATTGCCCAGCAGCGCGCGAAGAAGCGTCTGCCGAAGTCCGTCTACGGTGCGCTCATCGGCGGCAGCGAGGCCGGCCTCACCGTCAACGGCAACAACGCGGCGTTCAACGAACTGGGCTTCGCGCCGCACGTCATCGGCGCGCTGGAGAAGCGTGACCTCGCGACGACCGTGATGGGACAACAGGTTTCGCTGCCGGTCCTGATCTCGCCGACCGGCGTGCAGGCCGTGCACCCGGACGGCGAGGTGGCGGTCGCGCGTGCCGCGGCCGCCCGCGGCACCGCGATGGGGCTCTCGTCGTTCGCCAGCAAGCCGATCGAGGAGGTCATCGCCGCCAACCCGAAGCTGTTCTTCCAGCTCTACTGGCTCGGCGACCGCGACGCCGTCGCCGCCCGGGTCGAGCGGGCCCGCGCGGCCGGCGCGGTGGGTCTGATCCTCACCACCGACTGGAGCTTCAGCCACGGCCGGGACTGGGGCAGCCCCAAGATCCCGGAGAAGATGGACCTCAAGACGATCATCAAGCTCTCCCCGGAGGGTCTAGTGCGGCCGCGCTGGTTCGTTCAATGGGCCAAGACGCTGCGCCCGCCGGGCCTGTCGGTGCCCAACCAGGGCGCCGCCGGCGAGGCCGGCCCGGCGTTCTTCGAGGCCTACGGGCAGTGGATGTTCACACCACCGCCCACCTGGGAGGACGTCGCCTGGCTCGCCGAGCTGTGGGGCGGCCCCCTGATGCTCAAGGGCGTCATCCGCGTCGACGACGCCAAACGCGCTGTCGACGCCGGAGTCTCGGCGATCTCGGTGTCCAACCACGGCGGCAACAACCTCGACGGCACGCCGGCGTCCATCCGGGCGCTCCCGGCCATCGCCGGGGCCGTCGGCGACCAGGTCGAGGTGTTGCTCGACGGCGGCGTGCGGCGCGGCAGCGACGTGGTCAAGGCCCTCGCGCTGGGCGCCCGGGCGGTCATGATCGGCCGCGCCTACCTGTGGGGGCTGGCTGCCGAGGGCCAGACCGGCGTGGAGAACGTCCTCGACATCCTCTCCGGCGGCATCGACTCGGCGCTGCGGGGGCTCGGCAAGGCCTCGGTGCATGATCTGACCCCTGCCGACGTCCTCATCCCGGAGGGCTTTACTCGCACCCTGGGAGCGTGA
- the mftE gene encoding mycofactocin biosynthesis peptidyl-dipeptidase MftE, whose protein sequence is MNSAYHRRVAHPSQLGGTTSRQVSTLVPALLVPVGSTEQHGPHLPLDTDTRIAVAVAGAVTDHLTGDWLLAPAVSYGSSGEHQDFAGTVSIGTEALRLLLVEFGRSACQWASRVVFVNGHGGNVEALAAAVGLLREEGRDVAWTPCGVRGGDAHAGRTETSVLLHISPEDVWLDARVPGNDAPLAELLPRLRRGGVAAVSPSGVLGDPMAATAAEGEDVLAEMVAGAARAITAWRPDARGMLA, encoded by the coding sequence GTGAATTCGGCCTACCATCGGCGGGTGGCCCATCCCAGTCAACTCGGGGGAACGACGTCGAGGCAGGTCAGCACCCTGGTTCCCGCGTTGCTCGTTCCCGTCGGATCGACCGAGCAGCATGGGCCGCACCTTCCGCTGGACACCGACACCCGCATCGCGGTCGCGGTCGCCGGCGCCGTCACCGACCACCTGACGGGCGACTGGCTACTCGCCCCGGCGGTGAGCTACGGCTCGAGCGGTGAGCACCAGGACTTCGCCGGCACCGTGTCCATCGGCACCGAGGCGCTGCGGCTGCTGCTCGTCGAGTTCGGCCGTTCGGCCTGCCAGTGGGCGTCGCGGGTGGTGTTCGTCAACGGCCACGGCGGCAACGTCGAGGCGCTCGCGGCGGCCGTGGGGCTGTTGCGGGAGGAGGGCCGCGACGTCGCCTGGACGCCGTGCGGCGTCCGCGGCGGCGACGCGCACGCCGGCCGCACCGAAACGTCTGTATTGCTACATATTTCGCCCGAGGACGTCTGGCTCGACGCCCGTGTTCCCGGCAATGACGCGCCACTCGCCGAGTTGCTGCCCCGTCTGCGGCGCGGCGGCGTGGCGGCCGTCAGCCCCAGCGGCGTGCTCGGCGACCCGATGGCCGCCACCGCCGCGGAGGGCGAGGACGTGCTGGCCGAGATGGTGGCCGGCGCCGCACGCGCCATCACGGCGTGGCGGCCCGACGCGCGCGGGATGCTGGCGTGA
- the mftF gene encoding mycofactocin biosynthesis glycosyltransferase MftF (Members of this protein family, MftF, are glycosyltransferases, members of PF00535 (glycosyl transferase family 2). The encoding gene is found as part of the mycofactocin cassette, in Mycobacterium tuberculosis, many other Actinobacteria, and occasional members of other lineages. Mycofactocin itself, a putative redox carrier, is a heavily modified derivative of the C-terminal Val-Tyr dipeptide of the mycofactocin precursor MftA (TIGR03969).), with protein sequence MTGPRLPDGFAVQVDRRVRVLGEGAALLGGSPTRLLRLAPAAQTMLRGGRLEVRDAQSAQLARTLLDATVAHPRPATGPSHRDVTVVIPVRDNLSGVQRLVRSLRGMCVVVVDDGSVVPVRTTDFDGVVGDLRVLRHSSSRGPAAARNTGAAACGTELVAFLDSDVVPRRGWLEALLGHFCDPAVALVAPRIVALREPDGMIGRYEAVRSSLDLGHREAPVLPFSPVSYVPSAAMICRRRVLHEVGGFDESLRSGEDVDLCWRFHQVGARLRYEPIALVGHDHRTHVREWLSRKAFYGASAAPLSQRHPGKTAPLVISGWTLLVWLLLAMGSGVGYLLSTVAAVITGRRIAKALSAVDTEPREVAAVAARGLWSAALQLASAICRHYWPVALVAALAFRRCRQVVLVAAVVDGVVDWATRHGDAGDDGQRLGLITYLALKRLDDIAYGLGLWTGVVRERHFGALKPRIRT encoded by the coding sequence GTGACGGGCCCTCGCCTGCCCGATGGCTTCGCCGTGCAGGTCGACCGGCGGGTCCGCGTGCTCGGCGAGGGCGCCGCGCTGCTGGGCGGTTCCCCGACGCGCTTGCTGCGGCTGGCCCCGGCGGCGCAGACGATGCTGCGCGGCGGCCGGCTCGAGGTGCGCGACGCCCAGAGCGCGCAACTGGCACGCACCCTGCTCGACGCGACCGTGGCGCATCCCCGCCCCGCCACCGGGCCGTCGCACCGCGACGTGACCGTCGTGATCCCGGTGCGGGACAACCTCTCCGGCGTGCAGCGGCTGGTGCGATCGCTGCGCGGGATGTGCGTCGTGGTGGTCGACGACGGGTCCGTGGTGCCGGTCCGCACCACCGACTTCGACGGCGTGGTCGGCGACCTGCGGGTGCTGCGGCACAGCAGCAGCAGGGGACCGGCCGCGGCCCGCAACACCGGGGCGGCGGCGTGCGGCACCGAGCTGGTCGCGTTCCTGGACTCCGACGTAGTGCCGCGGCGTGGCTGGCTCGAGGCGCTGCTGGGGCACTTCTGCGATCCGGCGGTGGCGCTGGTGGCGCCGCGCATCGTGGCGCTGCGCGAACCCGACGGCATGATCGGCCGGTACGAGGCCGTCCGCTCGTCGCTCGACCTCGGCCACCGCGAAGCCCCGGTGCTGCCGTTCTCCCCGGTCTCCTACGTGCCGAGCGCAGCGATGATCTGCCGTCGCCGGGTGCTGCACGAGGTGGGCGGGTTCGACGAGTCGTTGCGCTCCGGCGAGGACGTCGATCTGTGCTGGCGCTTCCACCAGGTGGGGGCACGGCTGCGCTACGAACCCATTGCGCTGGTGGGACACGACCACCGCACCCACGTGCGGGAGTGGTTGTCGCGCAAGGCCTTCTACGGGGCATCGGCGGCGCCGCTGTCGCAGCGGCATCCGGGCAAGACGGCACCGCTGGTGATCTCCGGATGGACGCTGCTGGTGTGGCTGCTGCTGGCGATGGGCTCCGGCGTCGGGTACCTGCTGTCGACGGTCGCGGCGGTCATCACCGGCCGGCGCATCGCCAAGGCGCTCAGCGCGGTGGACACCGAACCGCGCGAGGTCGCCGCGGTGGCGGCGCGCGGGCTCTGGTCGGCGGCGCTGCAGCTGGCGTCGGCCATCTGCCGGCACTACTGGCCGGTGGCCCTGGTCGCCGCGCTGGCGTTCCGGCGGTGCCGGCAGGTGGTGCTGGTCGCCGCGGTCGTTGACGGCGTGGTCGACTGGGCCACCCGCCACGGTGACGCCGGTGACGACGGCCAGCGGCTCGGGTTGATCACGTACCTGGCGCTCAAGCGCCTCGACGACATCGCGTACGGTCTCGGACTGTGGACCGGGGTGGTGCGCGAACGTCATTTCGGCGCGCTGAAACCTCGGATCCGCACCTGA
- the mftG gene encoding mycofactocin dehydrogenase MftG, translating into MAADVLIVGAGSAGCVLAERLSADPDCRVLVVEAGPGLSDPGVAAQISDGLRLPIGDASSVVRRYATTLTEDPLRPAVLMRGAVVGGSGAVNGGYFCRGLPADFAAWQMPGWSWDDVLPHFRAIETDRDHGGPLHGDAGPMLIRRVTDLEQGAVAFVEAARALGYPWIEDLNGVSPDAPPRPGVGAVPLNIDRGTRVGPGGAFLAPAAHRPNLRVLDRTAVHRIRISGGRATGVDCVGPDGARTLTADRIVLSAGAIGSAHLLLLSGVGPAADLRALDVPVHADLPVGARCVDHPEWVLPVDWPAAPGRPPLEAVLVTDGLEIRPYTTGFGAMTGGPEHPEDRPHLGVTLTRPRARGRIRLRSADPGVAPRIEHRYDTEPDDVAALTAGADLAHDLAGTGYAARQAHWSTSQHLCGSAPLGEVLDERCRVLGVGGLWVVDGSIMPDITSRGPHATIVMIGSRAAEFVSA; encoded by the coding sequence GTGGCTGCCGATGTGCTGATCGTCGGTGCCGGCAGCGCCGGTTGCGTTCTGGCCGAACGACTCTCCGCCGATCCGGACTGCCGCGTGCTGGTGGTCGAAGCCGGCCCCGGCCTCTCGGACCCGGGGGTGGCGGCACAGATCAGCGACGGTCTGCGGCTGCCGATCGGCGACGCCAGCTCCGTGGTGCGCCGGTACGCGACGACGTTGACCGAGGACCCGCTCCGCCCGGCGGTGCTGATGCGCGGGGCCGTGGTCGGCGGCTCGGGCGCAGTCAACGGCGGCTACTTCTGCCGTGGCCTGCCCGCGGACTTCGCCGCCTGGCAGATGCCGGGCTGGTCATGGGACGACGTCCTCCCGCACTTCCGGGCCATCGAGACCGACCGCGACCACGGCGGGCCGCTGCACGGCGACGCGGGGCCCATGCTGATCCGCCGGGTGACCGACCTCGAGCAGGGCGCCGTCGCGTTCGTGGAGGCGGCGCGGGCGCTCGGCTACCCATGGATCGAGGACCTCAACGGCGTCAGCCCCGATGCGCCGCCCCGGCCGGGAGTCGGTGCAGTACCGCTCAACATCGACCGCGGCACCCGGGTCGGACCCGGCGGCGCCTTCCTCGCACCGGCCGCGCACCGGCCGAACCTGCGGGTGCTCGACCGCACCGCGGTGCACCGCATCCGGATCTCCGGCGGCCGGGCGACGGGCGTCGACTGCGTCGGTCCCGACGGCGCCCGGACGCTGACGGCGGACCGCATCGTGCTCTCGGCGGGGGCCATCGGCAGCGCACACCTGCTGCTGCTGTCCGGCGTGGGGCCCGCGGCGGACCTGCGGGCCCTCGACGTGCCGGTGCATGCGGACCTGCCGGTGGGGGCGCGGTGCGTCGACCACCCCGAGTGGGTGCTGCCCGTCGACTGGCCGGCCGCCCCCGGGCGTCCGCCGCTGGAGGCCGTCCTGGTGACCGACGGTCTCGAGATACGGCCCTACACCACGGGTTTCGGTGCGATGACCGGCGGACCGGAGCACCCCGAGGACCGCCCGCACCTCGGGGTGACCCTGACCCGGCCGCGGGCCCGGGGCCGCATCCGGCTGCGCTCGGCGGATCCCGGTGTCGCGCCGCGCATCGAGCACCGCTACGACACCGAACCCGACGACGTGGCCGCGCTGACCGCCGGGGCCGACCTCGCGCACGACCTGGCCGGTACGGGTTATGCGGCGCGACAGGCGCATTGGTCGACATCGCAACACCTGTGCGGATCGGCGCCGTTGGGCGAGGTGCTCGACGAGCGCTGCCGGGTGCTCGGCGTCGGCGGGCTCTGGGTGGTGGACGGGTCGATCATGCCCGACATCACCAGCCGCGGACCGCACGCCACGATCGTCATGATCGGAAGTCGGGCAGCGGAATTCGTCAGTGCGTGA
- a CDS encoding MFS transporter — protein MADALAPPDQPTDAAMAALSSRARLWLLIVACLDVSLVVSSMIALNTALGDIAVDTAATQAQLTWVVDGYTLVLACLLLPAGALGDRYGRRGALLCGLAIFAVASFAPVVFDSPMQIIAARAVAGAGAAFIMPATLSLLTAAYPRQERNKAVGIWAGVVGSGAVFGFIGSGLLLHAFAWQSIFWTFAGATAVLFVLTLTVSSSRDENATPLDWRGAALIGGAVAIFVFGIVEAPVRGWTHPLVWGCIAAGVAMAAAFAFVQLRLPHPLLDVRLFGRPDFATGAVGITILFFANFGFFFVAIQYIQLVMGYSALHTAFAIAPLIGPVLVLSATNEWYLPRVGLRLVLTVGLVLLAAGLFCMRLLEVDSDYLAVAWPLLVMSTGIGLCTAPTTSAVMGAVPDEKQGVASAVNDATREIGAALGIAVAGSILAAHYGTALGPRLADLPESVRGPATDSLAQALAVSERLGPAGPRLADLARVAFLESMNASLVVLAGVIVAAAAVIALWAPGRDGRQLRFVRRLLDRRSSTVTH, from the coding sequence GTGGCCGACGCACTCGCTCCGCCCGACCAGCCTACCGACGCCGCCATGGCGGCTCTCTCCTCGCGCGCCCGGCTGTGGCTGCTGATCGTGGCCTGCCTCGACGTCAGCCTCGTCGTGTCGTCGATGATCGCGCTCAACACCGCCCTCGGCGACATCGCCGTGGACACCGCCGCCACGCAGGCGCAGCTCACCTGGGTCGTCGACGGATACACGCTGGTGCTCGCGTGCCTACTGCTGCCCGCCGGAGCCCTCGGCGACCGCTACGGCCGGCGCGGTGCGCTGCTGTGCGGCCTCGCCATCTTCGCGGTCGCGTCGTTCGCCCCGGTGGTGTTCGACAGCCCGATGCAGATCATCGCCGCGCGCGCCGTGGCGGGTGCGGGGGCGGCGTTCATCATGCCCGCCACGCTGTCCTTGCTGACCGCGGCCTACCCGCGCCAGGAGCGCAACAAGGCGGTCGGCATCTGGGCGGGGGTGGTCGGCTCGGGTGCGGTGTTCGGCTTCATCGGCTCGGGTCTGCTGCTGCACGCCTTCGCCTGGCAGTCGATCTTCTGGACCTTCGCCGGTGCCACCGCGGTGCTCTTCGTACTGACCCTCACCGTCTCTTCGTCGCGCGACGAGAACGCCACGCCGCTGGACTGGCGCGGCGCCGCGCTCATCGGGGGTGCGGTCGCGATCTTCGTCTTCGGCATCGTCGAGGCGCCGGTGCGCGGGTGGACTCACCCCCTGGTGTGGGGCTGCATCGCGGCGGGAGTCGCGATGGCCGCGGCCTTCGCGTTCGTGCAGCTGCGCCTCCCCCATCCCCTGCTCGACGTCCGGCTGTTCGGACGGCCGGACTTCGCCACCGGAGCCGTCGGCATCACCATCCTGTTCTTCGCCAACTTCGGCTTCTTCTTCGTGGCGATCCAATACATCCAGCTGGTGATGGGCTACAGCGCACTGCACACGGCGTTCGCCATCGCACCGCTGATCGGGCCGGTGCTGGTACTCAGCGCCACGAACGAGTGGTACCTGCCGCGGGTGGGGCTGCGGCTGGTGCTGACGGTGGGTCTGGTGCTGCTGGCCGCGGGTCTGTTCTGCATGCGGCTGCTCGAGGTGGACTCGGACTACCTCGCGGTGGCCTGGCCGCTGCTCGTCATGAGCACCGGCATCGGATTGTGCACGGCGCCAACCACGTCGGCGGTGATGGGTGCCGTGCCCGATGAGAAGCAGGGCGTCGCCTCGGCGGTGAACGACGCCACCCGCGAGATCGGCGCCGCGCTCGGCATCGCGGTGGCCGGCTCCATTCTCGCCGCGCACTACGGCACCGCACTGGGTCCCCGCCTGGCCGACCTCCCGGAGTCGGTGCGCGGACCGGCCACCGACTCGCTCGCCCAGGCGCTCGCCGTGTCCGAACGGCTCGGCCCGGCCGGTCCCCGACTCGCCGACCTGGCACGGGTGGCGTTCCTCGAGTCGATGAATGCGTCGCTGGTGGTGTTGGCCGGCGTCATCGTGGCAGCGGCCGCCGTGATCGCGTTGTGGGCGCCCGGACGCGACGGCCGCCAGTTGCGGTTCGTGCGCCGGCTGCTCGACCGCCGGTCATCCACGGTCACGCACTGA
- a CDS encoding TetR/AcrR family transcriptional regulator — MSAGRTDPRPARSRARLLDAATALLSAGGPSAVTVDAVTRASNVARATLYRHFPSGNDLLAAAFHALIPPAPTPPDDGSLRDRLVALVRAQAALIAEAPVSIAAMSWLALGGDMEQLPWGRGRATAESREVQTLRERVAEQYAAPFDAILDSPDAVAVLGEVDRTRAAALLLGPIVLGKLSTLPDFDYSDIAEVAVDGFLATHARPRGGTTAASTESAGA, encoded by the coding sequence ATGTCCGCTGGCCGCACCGATCCTCGGCCGGCGCGCTCCCGGGCGCGCCTGCTCGACGCGGCGACGGCACTGCTCAGCGCCGGCGGTCCCAGCGCGGTCACGGTCGACGCCGTCACCCGCGCCTCGAACGTCGCGCGGGCGACGCTCTACCGACACTTCCCGAGCGGCAACGACCTGCTGGCCGCCGCGTTCCACGCGTTGATCCCGCCGGCGCCCACCCCGCCCGACGACGGTTCGCTGCGCGACCGCCTGGTGGCGCTGGTCCGTGCCCAGGCCGCCCTGATCGCCGAGGCGCCGGTCAGCATCGCCGCGATGTCCTGGCTGGCGCTCGGCGGCGACATGGAACAGCTGCCGTGGGGACGCGGCCGGGCGACGGCGGAGAGTCGCGAGGTGCAGACGCTGCGCGAGCGCGTCGCCGAGCAGTACGCCGCGCCCTTCGACGCGATCCTGGACAGCCCCGACGCCGTCGCGGTGCTCGGCGAGGTCGACCGGACCCGTGCCGCGGCGCTGCTCCTGGGGCCGATCGTGCTGGGCAAGCTCAGCACGCTGCCCGACTTCGACTACTCCGACATCGCCGAGGTGGCCGTGGACGGCTTTCTGGCCACCCACGCCCGTCCGCGCGGCGGGACTACCGCAGCGAGTACCGAATCGGCAGGTGCTTGA
- a CDS encoding cytochrome P450 codes for MSTPTMDEAAKVLADPSAYADDARLHAALSHLRAHEPVAWVDNPPYRPFWAITRHADIMAVERANDLFLSEPRPLLATAEADDVLKAQLEAGIGLRTLIHMDDPHHRKVRAIGADWFRPKAMRALKLRVDELAKRYVDQMRDIGPECDFVTDIAVQFPLYVIMSLLGLPEEDYGRMHMLTQEMFGGDDEEFQRGKTPEDMLAVLADFFDYFSRLTASRRETPTDDLASAIANGRVDGGPLSDMDTVSYYVIVASAGHDTTKDAISGGLHALIANPGERERLRRDPGLMGTAVEEMIRWSTPVKEFMRTAAEDTEVRGVPIAKGDSVYLAYVSGNRDEEIFDEPFRFDVGRDPNKHLSFGYGVHFCLGAALARMEMNSLFTELLPRLDAIELAGEPELTATTFVGGLKHLPIRYSLR; via the coding sequence ATGAGCACCCCCACGATGGACGAAGCGGCCAAGGTCCTGGCAGACCCGTCGGCGTACGCCGACGACGCTCGGCTGCACGCGGCGCTGAGCCATCTGCGGGCGCACGAACCCGTTGCGTGGGTGGACAATCCGCCGTACCGGCCGTTCTGGGCGATCACCCGGCACGCCGACATCATGGCGGTCGAGCGGGCCAACGATCTGTTCCTGTCCGAGCCGCGGCCGCTGCTCGCGACGGCCGAGGCCGACGACGTACTGAAGGCCCAGCTGGAGGCGGGCATCGGCCTGCGCACGCTGATCCACATGGACGATCCGCACCACCGCAAGGTGCGCGCGATCGGCGCCGACTGGTTCCGGCCGAAGGCGATGCGGGCGTTGAAGCTGCGCGTCGACGAGCTGGCCAAGCGCTACGTGGACCAGATGCGCGACATCGGCCCGGAATGCGACTTCGTCACCGACATCGCCGTCCAGTTCCCGCTGTACGTGATCATGTCGCTGCTCGGCCTGCCCGAGGAGGACTACGGCCGCATGCACATGCTGACCCAGGAGATGTTCGGCGGCGACGACGAGGAGTTCCAGCGCGGCAAGACACCCGAGGACATGCTCGCGGTGCTGGCCGACTTCTTCGACTACTTCTCCCGCCTGACCGCGTCGCGCCGGGAGACCCCGACCGACGATCTCGCTTCGGCGATCGCCAACGGCCGCGTCGACGGCGGGCCGCTGAGCGACATGGACACCGTCTCCTACTACGTCATCGTCGCGAGCGCCGGCCACGACACCACCAAGGACGCCATCTCCGGCGGCCTGCACGCGCTGATCGCGAATCCCGGCGAACGCGAGCGGCTGCGCCGCGACCCGGGCCTGATGGGCACGGCGGTCGAGGAGATGATCCGCTGGTCGACGCCGGTCAAGGAGTTCATGCGGACCGCGGCCGAGGACACCGAGGTGCGCGGCGTGCCGATCGCCAAGGGCGACTCGGTGTACCTCGCGTACGTGTCGGGCAACCGCGACGAGGAGATCTTCGACGAGCCGTTCCGCTTCGACGTGGGCCGCGACCCCAACAAGCACCTCTCGTTCGGCTACGGCGTGCACTTCTGCCTGGGCGCGGCGCTGGCGAGGATGGAGATGAACAGCCTCTTCACCGAGCTGCTCCCCCGTCTCGACGCGATCGAACTGGCCGGCGAGCCGGAACTGACCGCGACGACGTTCGTCGGTGGGCTCAAGCACCTGCCGATTCGGTACTCGCTGCGGTAG